In the Leifsonia sp. 466MF genome, one interval contains:
- a CDS encoding LmeA family phospholipid-binding protein, which translates to MSDNTTQVIPEPQAAATRRRRPRWLRLLLAIGIPVVVIVVLLVVVDTAARAYAEQRVSDEIEKNLPADIRGEVRTHIGGFSVLQQYLSGSFQRVELDAPKLVVQGAPLSATVVATGVPADFSKPIADATGTLRISQESLNTLVKIPGATGDITLGDGTIGYDGKIDLLGLPVGYTVTATPEAAGKQVLLKPDKANLTTGAGDVNLSRLLQALTSQGPFPVCAAQYLPDGVEVSDIQVTPGHATVELTASDFVLDQKFMASKGSCS; encoded by the coding sequence ATGAGCGACAACACCACCCAGGTGATCCCCGAGCCGCAGGCCGCAGCGACACGTCGCCGGCGTCCGCGGTGGCTGCGCCTCCTGCTCGCCATCGGCATCCCGGTCGTCGTGATCGTGGTGCTGCTCGTCGTGGTCGACACGGCCGCGCGTGCCTACGCCGAGCAGCGGGTGTCCGACGAGATCGAGAAGAACCTGCCGGCCGACATCCGCGGCGAGGTGAGGACGCACATCGGCGGCTTCTCCGTGCTGCAGCAGTACCTGTCCGGCTCCTTCCAGAGGGTCGAGCTGGATGCGCCGAAGCTCGTCGTGCAGGGAGCCCCGCTGAGCGCGACCGTCGTCGCCACCGGCGTCCCGGCCGACTTCTCGAAGCCCATCGCCGACGCGACCGGCACCTTGCGCATCAGCCAGGAGTCGCTGAACACCCTCGTGAAGATCCCCGGAGCGACCGGAGACATCACCCTCGGCGACGGCACGATCGGCTACGACGGGAAGATCGACCTGCTCGGCCTCCCCGTCGGCTACACCGTGACAGCGACGCCCGAGGCCGCTGGCAAGCAGGTGCTGCTGAAGCCGGACAAGGCCAACCTGACGACCGGAGCCGGCGACGTCAACCTCAGCCGTCTGCTGCAGGCGCTGACCTCGCAGGGCCCGTTCCCGGTGTGCGCGGCGCAGTACCTCCCCGACGGCGTCGAGGTGTCCGACATCCAGGTGACCCCTGGCCACGCCACCGTCGAGCTGACCGCGAGCGACTTCGTCCTCGACCAGAAGTTCATGGCCAGCAAGGGGAGCTGTTCGTAA